A single genomic interval of Pyrus communis chromosome 7, drPyrComm1.1, whole genome shotgun sequence harbors:
- the LOC137739549 gene encoding uncharacterized protein, giving the protein MGAFIISLLNTHFDLENMGASGGEFYSKMAPFPRLFTLSVSSLLLALLRFFSKFFLRVSFGNGERSGMNNSCRSPNPLSEETNQMVSNNNLVETEALPGKVDSCSASLVSEETNQMVSNNPVEPEALPERADSEISESDGDSELGDVDGAEASKPSFVFKFEYQTREILSRSNTEYEFLADEFNLFKEEGPEFTSSSSSSRKYEFKAGENVSCFVEEAKVATFTVEGGGDHEEIAHEFSGGECKEDEESDKKSAMEDARSDEELMGSLESDSDREEVDSHEVNFLSEKDFGSPSLGFLSAEDFGERDELPNFDMGYESDCFDEEDEDINEQIRELQELPSSSNPEGFSRKDETPIERSENAEKPDVRNSVTNDSEDSNTLETLWEHQELLEQLKMELKKVRATGLPTILEESESPNMDDLKPWKIDEKAHQGDRMGELQKFHRIYRERMRKFDILNYQKLYAIGFLQSKDPLQSFPSSSKSSAPAIPSFLSQNFWRCKPKKESDSDPMEKFIRELHGDLEAVYVGQLCLSWEILQWQYEKAFKLWESAPYGNGSYNVVAGEFQQFQVHLVRFVENECFQGPRVENYVKNRCITRHLLQVPVIRRDNLKERKKARRKGKDGGAITSDILVEILEESIRTIWRFIRADKYANCTLAHRRRRQEEELEESDLKLFTEIQTDLHKKNMKLKERLRCGNCILKRFKKHEDEGTDHLYFFSQVDMKLVARVLNMSTITTEQLVWCHNKLSKINFVNRKLLVDPSILLFPC; this is encoded by the exons ATGGGTGCCTTTATCATTTCTTTGCTAAATACCCACTTTGATTTGGAAAATATGGGTGCTTCTGGTGGGGAGTTTTACTCAAAGATGGCTCCTTTTCCTAGACTTTTCACCCTCTCTGTCTCTTCCCTTTTGCTTGCTCTGTTAAGATTTTTCAGCAAGTTCTTCCTCAGAGTCAG TTTTGGTAATGGCGAGCGTTCTGGGATGAATAATTCTTGTCGTTCTCCTAACCCTCTTTCTGAAGAAACCAACCAAATGGTATCGAATAATAATCTTGTTGAGACAGAAGCTCTACCCGGAAAAGTGGATTCTTGTTCTGCTAGCCTTGTTTCTGAAGAAACCAATCAAATGGTATCGAATAATCCGGTTGAGCCAGAAGCTCTGCCGGAGAGAGCAGATTCCGAGATTTCGGAGAGCGACGGAGATTCGGAGCTTGGTGATGTTGATGGTGCAGAGGCCTCGAAGCCGAGTTTCGTGTTTAAATTCGAGTACCAGACTAGAGAAATATTAAGCAGAAGCAATACAGAGTATGAGTTTCTGGCTGACGAGTTTAACCTATTCAAAGAAGAAGGACCAGAATTCacaagcagcagcagcagcagcagaaaatACGAATTCAAAGCCGGAGAGAATGTCAGTTGCTTCGTGGAAGAAGCTAAAGTTGCAACCTTCACTGTCGAAGGAGGAGGTGATCATGAAGAAATTGCTCATGAATTCTCAGGTGGGGAATGCAAGGAAGATGAAGAGTCTGATAAGAAATCGGCGATGGAAGATGCTCGTTCGGACGAAGAGCTAATGGGGAGCCTCGAAAGCGATTCTGATCGTGAGGAAGTTGATTCTCATGAAGTTAATTTCTTGTCAGAAAAGGACTTTGGCTCCCCAAGTTTGGGGTTTTTGTCAGCAGAAGATTTTGGGGAAAGAGATGAACTTCCAAATTTCGATATGGGGTACGAGTCTGATTGTttcgatgaagaagatgaagatataAACGAACAAATTCGAGAACTCCAAGAGCTGCCCAGCAGCTCGAATCCAGAAGGGTTTAGTAGAAAGGACGAAACGCCAATCGAGCGTTCCGAAAATGCTGAAAAACCAGATGTTCGTAATTCGGTAACCAATGATTCTGAGGATTCAAACACATTGGAAACATTGTGGGAACACCAGGAATTGTTAGAACAGTTGAAAATGGAGCTCAAGAAAGTCAGAGCTACCGGTTTGCCTACCATTCTCGAAGAATCCGAGTCTCCAAATATGGATGATTTGAAACCATGGAAGATTGATGAAAAGGCCCATCAAGGTGATCGAATGGGAGAGCTTCAGAAGTTCCACAGAATTTACAGAGAGCGTATGCGAAAATTCGACATTTTAAATTACCAGAAGTTATATGCAATAG GTTTCTTGCAGTCCAAGGATCCACTTCAGTCGTTTCCGAGCTCCTCCAAATCCTCAGCTCCGGCAATCCCATCCTTTCTCTCACAGAACTTTTGGAGATGCAAACCGAAAAAAGAATCAGATTCCGACCCAATGGAGAAGTTTATTAGAGAATTGCATGGTGATTTAGAAGCGGTTTATGTGGGGCAGTTGTGCCTTTCTTGGGAGATCCTTCAATGGCAGTATGAGAAGGCCTTCAAGCTATGGGAATCCGCTCCGTATGGAAATGGTTCGTACAATGTGGTTGCCGGCGAGTTCCAACAGTTTCAAGTTCACTTGGTTAGATTTGTAGAGAACGAATGTTTTCAAGGGCCTAGGGTTGAAAATTACGTCAAGAATCGATGCATCACGCGCCATCTTCTTCAAGTTCCGGTGATTAGAA GGGACAATTTAAAGGAGAGGAAGAAAGCAAGAAGAAAGGGCAAAGACGGTGGTGCAATTACAAGTGACATTCTAGTAGAGATACTCGAAGAATCAATACGGACAATTTGGCGATTCATTCGAGCTGATAAATACGCTAATTGTACGCTTGCACATCGAAGGAGAAGACAAGAAGAAGAGCTTGAAGAATCGGATCTGAAGCTTTTCACGGAGATCCAAACAGATCTTCACAAG AAAAACATGAAGCTAAAAGAGAGACTGAGGTGTGGGAACTGCATCCTGAAGAGATTCAAAAAGCATGAGGATGAAGGCACAGATCACCTCTACTTCTTCTCCCAAGTTGACATGAAATTGGTAGCTAGGGTTTTGAACATGTCGACTATAACAACAGAGCAACTAGTGTGGTGTCACAACAAGTTGAGCAAGATAAATTTTGTGAACCGAAAGCTTCTTGTAGATCCTTCCATCTTGCTGTTTCCATGCTAG
- the LOC137739292 gene encoding large ribosomal subunit protein eL34 produces the protein MVQRLTYRKRHSYATKSNQHRIVKTPGGKLIYQTTKKRASGPKCPVTGKRIQGIPHLRPAEYKRSRLSRNRRTVNRAYGGVLSGGAVRERIIRAFLVEEQKIVKKVLKIQKAKEKQAEKGARS, from the exons ATGGTGCAGCGGCTCACGTACCGGAAGCGTCACAGCTACGCCACCAAGTCCAACCAGCACCGCATCGTCAAAACCCCCG GTGGGAAATTGATCTATCAGACCACCAAGAAGAGAGCCAGCGGCCCCAAATGCCCTGTTACTGGCAAGAGAATCCAAGGG ATTCCTCACTTGAGACCGGCTGAGTACAAGAGGTCTAGACTATCTAGGAACCGCAGGACTGTGAACCGGGCCTATGGTGGTGTATTGTCTGGAGGTGCTGTTAGGGAGAG GATCATTAGAGCTTTCTTGGTGGAAGAGCAGAAAATTGTCAAGAAGGTTTTGAAGATCCAAAAGGCCAAGGAAAAGCAGGCGGAGAAAGGAGCTAGGAGCTAA